Sequence from the Spartobacteria bacterium genome:
TGTGCGGTTTATAGGTCCCCGAAGGCCGCCGGCTATGCCGGTTTGACTGCAAAGGGCCGCTCCCAGTACTGCGTGCGCTAATGAATCCATAATAGTCCTCGTTTATTTCGATGTGCTGGCTGTTGGATATAATTGAATCGGAGTATTATTGCGTCGATCGATAAACCAGCGTTTTTTGCGATAACCGGGTGGCGACATCATGGCCATAATGGTTTCTTCGGAATGCATTTCGATATAAGGTCGCACACGAAAGGCGTCAGCCAGGATGTTCTGGATATGATGACGGAGGGTTTCCGATGTATTGTTTGCGGCGATAAGGACGGTGAGTTTTTCGCCCATATGTTCGTCCATTTCGGCCACCAATACGGCTTGGTGAATGTCTTCGATGGTGTTGATCACGTCTCGGACAGCCTGAGGGTAAAGTTTGGTGCCTTTCATTTTAATCATCTGATTTTTCCGCGCCAAAATGGGACTGAGCCGAGAAGATAATCGCCCACAGGCGCAGGGCTTATTTGTCACAAAAGCGACATCGCCTGTACGGTAGCGAATCAACGGAGAGCCTTCCGTTTGCAGAGGGGTAATGACCAGTTCGCCTTCCTCCCCGTTGTCGGCTAACGTTCCGTCATCACGCAGTATTTCGGCATAGACGAGGTCGGGATGAATGTGATTACCGGCCGCCGCATGGCATTCGGAGAAGGAGCCGCCCATTTCGGTATTGCCATAGTTTCCATAAAGTTCGATTTCTCGCAATGCGTGGATTTGTCGAGCCACAGCATTGGGTTCCATGGCGGGGGTTCGTACGGGATCACCCACCAGAATGGCTTTGCGTAATGGGAACTGTGTTGTGTCCAGTCCTCTTTTTTCTGCTTCTTTGAGAATAGCGAGAAGGAAGGATGGGACTGTGAATATGGTGGTCACTCCAAAGCGACGAATCCGATCCACCTGTACGGCCGGACTTCCTGCGCCTTGGCGCAGCACGCTGCAACCTCTGCGCTGTGCTCCGAGATAATAGGCCATTCCGGCCATGAACAGCGCATCCATGGTAACACAGAGCAATATCGTTTCGCCTTTTGTTACACCGGCCGCATCCAGCGTGTACCATTCTGTCACGGCAAGTTTTTCCAAATCACGTGCGGTCATGGGAAGAGCAATGGGCGTTCCGGTCGTGCCGGATGTGCAGACGATATCGCGCACGGCGTTGGGCGGACAACAGACAAAGCAGTCGTTATGCTGTTCCAGATCGGAGCGGGTGGTTACAGGCAAGGATGTCATGACGTGTTTGAGTTCATGAAAATCTGTGGGCAGTGCGACTTTTCCGATACGTTGACGGTAAAAAGGGGAGTGGTCCAACGTGTAGGTCAGCTGAGCATGAAGCAGCGCGGCCTGCCGGCGATTCTGCATGGGGCGTGGTTGAAATTCCAGCTTAGCATCATGGATTAGTGGAGTCATGGTGTTCTTTCTTTTTGCATGAAGGCATGTGCATAACAACAAAAGGGAGTACGGTGAGCACCGATATCATACATGCCAGCATACCTGTTACAACTAGCTGGCCCATGGAT
This genomic interval carries:
- a CDS encoding phenylacetate--CoA ligase family protein, which produces MTPLIHDAKLEFQPRPMQNRRQAALLHAQLTYTLDHSPFYRQRIGKVALPTDFHELKHVMTSLPVTTRSDLEQHNDCFVCCPPNAVRDIVCTSGTTGTPIALPMTARDLEKLAVTEWYTLDAAGVTKGETILLCVTMDALFMAGMAYYLGAQRRGCSVLRQGAGSPAVQVDRIRRFGVTTIFTVPSFLLAILKEAEKRGLDTTQFPLRKAILVGDPVRTPAMEPNAVARQIHALREIELYGNYGNTEMGGSFSECHAAAGNHIHPDLVYAEILRDDGTLADNGEEGELVITPLQTEGSPLIRYRTGDVAFVTNKPCACGRLSSRLSPILARKNQMIKMKGTKLYPQAVRDVINTIEDIHQAVLVAEMDEHMGEKLTVLIAANNTSETLRHHIQNILADAFRVRPYIEMHSEETIMAMMSPPGYRKKRWFIDRRNNTPIQLYPTASTSK